The Miltoncostaea oceani genome includes a region encoding these proteins:
- the ffh gene encoding signal recognition particle protein, with the protein MFEALTQKLEGIFSGLRGRGKLTESDIDQAMRAIRLSLLEADVSLPVVKQLTTAIAARAKGSEVMDSLTPDQQVVKIVSDELTALMGDANVALPLASKPPTIVLMAGLQGSGKTTCSAKLARHFHAQGRAPMLVACDVYRPAAAEQLSVLGGQIGVPVHREDGVTDPVAIARNGIEAARRTGRDLVIVDTAGRLSIDADMMDELVRIKAAIDPTSVVLVVDAMTGQSAVEVAKAFGDAVDFDGVALTKLDGDARGGAALSVRAVSGKPILFIGTGEKIDALEPFYPDRMASRILGMGDVMTLIEKAQATVDVGDAKRLEQKIRGGSLTLEDFLDQMQQVRKMGPMSQVLGMIPGFRNATKGKDLQVDDGQLDRVEAIVRSMTLQERRRPEIINGSRRRRIASGSGTSVQEVNQLLSQFKQMQKLMKQMGRGGLPALLGR; encoded by the coding sequence ATGTTCGAAGCCCTTACACAGAAGCTCGAGGGGATCTTCTCCGGCCTGCGTGGCCGCGGGAAGCTGACCGAGTCCGACATCGACCAGGCGATGCGCGCGATCCGCCTGTCGCTGCTCGAGGCCGACGTCAGCCTGCCCGTGGTGAAGCAGCTGACGACGGCGATCGCGGCGCGGGCCAAGGGCTCCGAGGTGATGGACTCCCTCACGCCCGACCAGCAGGTCGTGAAGATCGTCAGCGACGAGCTGACCGCGCTGATGGGCGACGCCAACGTCGCGTTGCCGCTCGCCTCGAAGCCGCCGACCATCGTGCTGATGGCGGGCCTGCAGGGCTCCGGCAAGACGACGTGCTCGGCGAAGCTCGCCCGCCACTTCCACGCCCAGGGCCGCGCGCCGATGCTGGTGGCCTGCGACGTCTACCGCCCCGCCGCCGCGGAGCAGCTGTCGGTGCTGGGCGGCCAGATCGGCGTCCCCGTGCACCGCGAGGACGGCGTCACCGACCCCGTCGCCATCGCGCGCAACGGAATCGAGGCCGCCCGCCGGACCGGCCGCGACCTCGTGATCGTGGACACCGCCGGCCGCCTCTCGATCGACGCCGACATGATGGACGAGCTCGTCCGCATCAAGGCCGCGATCGACCCGACGAGCGTCGTGCTCGTGGTCGACGCCATGACCGGTCAGAGCGCCGTCGAGGTCGCCAAGGCGTTCGGCGACGCGGTCGACTTCGACGGCGTCGCCCTGACGAAGCTCGACGGCGACGCCCGCGGCGGCGCCGCCCTGTCGGTGCGCGCCGTGTCCGGCAAGCCGATCCTGTTCATCGGCACCGGCGAGAAGATCGACGCGCTCGAGCCCTTCTACCCCGACCGCATGGCCTCGCGCATCCTCGGGATGGGCGACGTCATGACGCTGATCGAGAAGGCGCAGGCGACCGTCGACGTCGGCGACGCCAAGCGCCTGGAGCAGAAGATCCGCGGAGGGTCGCTGACCCTCGAGGACTTCCTCGACCAGATGCAGCAGGTCCGGAAGATGGGGCCCATGTCGCAGGTGCTGGGCATGATCCCCGGGTTCCGCAACGCCACGAAGGGCAAGGACCTGCAGGTCGACGACGGACAGCTCGACCGGGTGGAGGCCATCGTGCGCAGCATGACGCTGCAGGAGCGCCGCCGACCCGAGATCATCAACGGCAGCCGCCGCCGGCGCATCGCGTCCGGCAGCGGCACCAGCGTGCAGGAGGTCAACCAACTCCTGTCGCAGTTCAAGCAGATGCAGAAGCTGATGAAGCAGATGGGCCGTGGCGGCCTGCCTGCCCTCCTCGGCCGATAA
- the rpsP gene encoding 30S ribosomal protein S16, with translation MVKIRLARVGGKKNAIYRVVVADARSPRDGRNIDTIGRYNPQTHPSIVEIDVAKADKWLADGAQPTSAVRKLIKIARAQAA, from the coding sequence GTGGTCAAGATCCGCCTCGCCCGTGTGGGCGGCAAGAAGAACGCCATCTACCGCGTGGTGGTGGCCGACGCCCGTTCGCCGCGCGACGGTCGCAACATCGACACGATCGGCCGCTACAACCCCCAGACCCACCCCTCCATCGTCGAGATCGACGTGGCGAAGGCCGACAAGTGGCTCGCCGACGGCGCCCAGCCGACCTCGGCCGTGCGCAAGCTGATCAAGATCGCCCGGGCCCAGGCGGCCTGA
- a CDS encoding KH domain-containing protein produces the protein MAGNGPLGAMIAALAKGLVDHPEQVEVVEDGGPDARVLSLHVADEDLGQVIGRGGRVARALRTILRAAATARGERATLEIVD, from the coding sequence GTGGCCGGCAACGGCCCGCTCGGGGCCATGATCGCCGCGCTCGCGAAGGGTCTCGTCGACCACCCGGAGCAGGTCGAGGTCGTCGAGGACGGCGGCCCGGACGCCCGGGTGCTGTCGCTGCACGTCGCCGACGAGGACCTCGGTCAGGTGATCGGCCGGGGCGGCAGGGTCGCCCGGGCGCTGCGCACGATCCTGCGCGCGGCCGCCACGGCGCGCGGCGAGCGCGCCACCCTCGAGATCGTCGACTGA
- the rimM gene encoding ribosome maturation factor RimM (Essential for efficient processing of 16S rRNA), with protein MRPATVVIGTIGRPHGTGGAVHARPSGPTLATLGPGDEVEVRPREGEPRTLVVTGRSGMDRSPILAFAGIGDRAAAGELTGAVLAVVEDRVRGLDDPDTFFVRDLVGCEVLLGDRPLGPVTEVFSGPANDALQVAAEGGPVLLPFTADAVIDLDVPGRRIVVRPDLLGDDGP; from the coding sequence ATGAGGCCGGCGACCGTCGTCATCGGCACCATCGGGCGTCCGCACGGCACCGGCGGCGCGGTCCACGCGCGTCCGTCCGGGCCGACCCTCGCGACGCTCGGCCCGGGGGACGAGGTGGAGGTGCGCCCCCGCGAGGGGGAGCCCCGCACCCTCGTCGTCACCGGCCGCAGCGGCATGGACCGCAGCCCGATCCTCGCGTTCGCCGGCATCGGCGACCGGGCGGCGGCGGGGGAGCTCACCGGGGCGGTGCTGGCCGTCGTGGAGGACCGGGTGCGGGGGCTCGACGACCCCGACACGTTCTTCGTGCGCGACCTCGTCGGCTGCGAGGTGCTGCTCGGCGACCGCCCCCTCGGCCCGGTGACGGAGGTGTTCTCCGGTCCCGCGAACGACGCGCTGCAGGTCGCGGCGGAGGGCGGGCCCGTGCTGCTGCCGTTCACGGCCGACGCGGTGATCGACCTCGACGTCCCGGGGCGGCGGATCGTGGTCCGCCCCGACCTGCTGGGTGACGACGGGCCGTGA
- the trmD gene encoding tRNA (guanosine(37)-N1)-methyltransferase TrmD, with translation MRIDVFTLFPEWFDWMRRPRHLTNAAVHSGLEVRCFSPRDTTPLRQGQVDDAPYGGGPGMVLRVDVMAASLEAVYGEPAAEVRDHRRVVVLTPRGRPFTDAVARELAHEPELALLCGRYEGFDERVHTVLANDEICLGPFVLAGGEVAAMAVIDAVARQLHGALGNRESLDAESFSEGLGGGVEHPHYTRPAEFLGVGVPPVLLSGDHGAVARWRAERVLPPRTG, from the coding sequence GTGAGGATCGACGTCTTCACGTTGTTCCCGGAGTGGTTCGACTGGATGCGGCGCCCGCGCCACCTCACCAACGCCGCCGTGCACTCCGGTCTCGAGGTGCGGTGCTTCTCCCCCCGCGACACGACGCCGCTGCGGCAGGGGCAGGTCGATGACGCCCCCTACGGCGGGGGGCCGGGCATGGTGCTGCGGGTCGACGTGATGGCCGCGTCGCTCGAGGCCGTCTACGGCGAGCCCGCCGCGGAGGTCCGCGACCACCGCCGCGTCGTGGTGCTGACGCCCCGGGGGCGGCCGTTCACCGACGCCGTCGCCCGCGAGCTGGCGCACGAGCCAGAGCTCGCGCTGCTCTGCGGCCGGTACGAGGGCTTCGACGAGCGGGTCCACACCGTCCTCGCCAACGACGAGATCTGCCTGGGGCCCTTCGTGCTCGCCGGCGGGGAGGTCGCCGCGATGGCCGTGATCGACGCCGTCGCCCGCCAGCTCCACGGGGCGCTCGGCAACCGGGAGAGCCTCGACGCCGAGTCGTTTTCAGAGGGCCTCGGCGGCGGCGTCGAGCACCCGCACTACACCCGTCCCGCCGAGTTCCTCGGCGTGGGGGTGCCCCCCGTGCTCCTCTCGGGCGACCACGGCGCCGTCGCCCGCTGGCGCGCCGAGCGGGTGCTGCCGCCCCGTACCGGCTGA
- a CDS encoding DUF389 domain-containing protein, producing the protein MPTITDADVTRMTSGLLFDELDRARKLSRYWVLLTLAALIASAGVVADSTATVIGAMIVAPLMTPILGTVLSVVIGDLRNLAISLLLVVTGAVLVVAIGWAVGTFVPVDTVAATSPQVAGRVQPRLIDLVAALATGVVGAFALVRSDVSDTLPGVAIAISLVPPLAVVGLTLEGGAGDESAGALLLFLTNVGAILLSGLVVLTIYRVSTARSVRARRRLDHRAATAVVVVAVLALALPLSATSQRVAADSLRDAEVTDVATTWAEARGWELVGVENTPDGVEVRAAGPLPVPDPGTLRTALDRDGLADLDVRLELVPVERTDLPGR; encoded by the coding sequence GTGCCGACCATCACCGACGCCGATGTGACCCGCATGACGAGCGGCCTGCTCTTCGACGAGCTGGACCGTGCGCGCAAGCTCAGCCGCTACTGGGTGCTGCTCACCCTCGCGGCGCTGATCGCGTCGGCGGGCGTCGTCGCCGACTCCACGGCGACCGTGATCGGCGCGATGATCGTCGCCCCGCTGATGACCCCGATCCTCGGGACCGTCCTCAGCGTCGTGATCGGGGACCTGCGCAACCTCGCGATCTCCCTGCTGCTGGTCGTCACCGGGGCGGTCCTCGTCGTCGCGATCGGCTGGGCCGTCGGGACGTTCGTGCCGGTGGACACCGTCGCGGCGACGAGCCCCCAGGTCGCCGGCCGCGTCCAGCCCCGGCTGATCGACCTGGTGGCGGCGCTCGCCACCGGGGTCGTCGGCGCCTTCGCCCTCGTCCGGTCCGACGTGTCGGACACGCTGCCCGGCGTCGCGATCGCCATCTCCCTGGTGCCGCCGCTCGCCGTCGTCGGCCTCACCCTCGAAGGCGGCGCGGGTGACGAGTCGGCAGGCGCCCTGCTGCTCTTCCTCACCAACGTCGGCGCGATCCTCCTCAGCGGCCTCGTGGTCCTGACGATCTACCGGGTCAGCACCGCCCGCTCCGTGCGGGCCCGCCGCCGCCTCGACCACCGTGCCGCCACCGCCGTCGTGGTGGTCGCGGTCCTCGCGCTCGCGCTGCCCCTGTCGGCGACGTCGCAGCGGGTCGCCGCCGACAGCCTGCGCGACGCCGAGGTGACCGACGTCGCGACGACGTGGGCGGAGGCCCGGGGCTGGGAGCTCGTCGGCGTCGAGAACACCCCCGACGGGGTCGAGGTGCGGGCTGCCGGGCCGCTGCCCGTGCCGGATCCGGGGACGCTTCGGACCGCGCTCGACCGGGACGGCCTGGCCGATCTCGACGTGCGGCTGGAGCTCGTGCCCGTCGAGCGGACCGACCTCCCCGGGCGCTGA
- the rplS gene encoding 50S ribosomal protein L19 codes for MTVIESLEREQLRDDIPDFKAGDTVKVHFRVIEGSRQRVQVFEGTVIKRQGSTNRETFTVRKQSFGVGVERTFPVHSPKIEKIERTMEGDVNRAKLYYLRGKIGKKARIREKQRTS; via the coding sequence ATGACCGTCATCGAGAGCCTTGAGCGCGAGCAGCTGCGCGACGACATCCCGGACTTCAAGGCCGGTGACACGGTCAAGGTCCACTTCCGCGTCATCGAGGGCTCGCGTCAGCGCGTCCAGGTCTTCGAGGGCACGGTCATCAAGCGCCAGGGCTCGACGAACCGCGAGACCTTCACCGTCCGCAAGCAGAGCTTCGGCGTCGGCGTCGAGCGCACGTTCCCCGTCCACTCGCCGAAGATCGAGAAGATCGAGCGGACGATGGAGGGCGACGTGAACCGCGCGAAGCTCTACTACCTGCGCGGCAAGATCGGCAAGAAGGCCCGCATCCGCGAGAAGCAGCGCACCTCGTAG
- a CDS encoding ribonuclease HII: MAPRRRPGAHRRSARLFAHDRALGTARVAGVDEAGRGCLAGPLVVAAVCLDLGALTPAGRRALGDLDDSKRLAHDVRERVAAAVMRHAEQVVVLMASPRTIDRDGLHRTNLRLMREALARLAPCPGVCLVDGFRLGPTAVEHRAVVGGDGRSASIAAASVIAKTTRDRLMAGPVAAAWPRFRFDEHVGYATPVHHEALRVEGLSPLHRRSFNSAAYPEGAYVMAGPPPPAGGAPAPGGVPAAR; encoded by the coding sequence GTGGCGCCCCGGCGCCGCCCCGGCGCGCATCGCAGGTCGGCGCGCCTCTTCGCACACGACCGCGCCCTCGGCACCGCCCGGGTCGCGGGCGTCGACGAGGCGGGGCGCGGGTGCCTCGCCGGTCCGCTGGTCGTCGCGGCCGTCTGCCTCGACCTCGGGGCGCTGACCCCCGCCGGGCGCCGCGCGCTCGGCGACCTCGACGACTCGAAGCGCCTCGCCCACGACGTGCGCGAGCGCGTCGCCGCCGCGGTCATGCGCCACGCCGAGCAGGTGGTGGTGCTGATGGCCTCGCCCCGCACCATCGACCGCGACGGCCTGCACCGCACCAACCTGCGCCTCATGCGGGAGGCCCTGGCGCGCCTCGCGCCCTGCCCGGGCGTCTGCCTGGTCGACGGCTTCCGCCTCGGGCCGACGGCCGTCGAGCACCGGGCCGTGGTGGGCGGCGACGGCCGCAGCGCGAGCATCGCCGCCGCGTCGGTCATCGCCAAGACCACCCGCGACCGCCTCATGGCGGGTCCCGTGGCCGCCGCGTGGCCGCGGTTCCGCTTCGACGAGCACGTCGGGTACGCCACGCCGGTGCACCACGAGGCGCTGCGCGTGGAGGGGCTCTCGCCGCTGCACCGCCGCTCGTTCAACTCGGCGGCGTACCCCGAGGGCGCGTACGTCATGGCGGGGCCGCCGCCCCCGGCAGGTGGCGCACCCGCGCCCGGAGGCGTCCCGGCCGCACGGTGA
- a CDS encoding YraN family protein, which translates to MDGGHATGRRGERAAERFLRRRGWTVLARRWRAAGGEIDLVVARGGALVLCEVKTRSDAAALDEPLTAAQRARMRRAARAWLALHPPPDGAEVRMDLITVRPGRLRARVRHLPGAAAPP; encoded by the coding sequence ATGGACGGCGGGCACGCAACGGGGCGGCGGGGCGAGCGGGCGGCGGAGCGGTTCCTGCGGCGGCGCGGCTGGACGGTGCTCGCCCGGCGCTGGCGCGCCGCGGGTGGCGAGATCGACCTCGTCGTCGCCCGCGGCGGTGCGCTGGTGCTGTGCGAGGTCAAGACCCGGTCCGACGCGGCGGCCCTCGACGAGCCGTTGACCGCGGCGCAACGCGCCCGGATGCGGCGCGCCGCCCGCGCCTGGCTCGCCCTGCACCCCCCACCCGACGGCGCGGAGGTGCGCATGGACCTGATCACCGTGCGGCCGGGACGCCTCCGGGCGCGGGTGCGCCACCTGCCGGGGGCGGCGGCCCCGCCATGA
- a CDS encoding S8 family peptidase has translation MTATIRASLAVLGALLAAAAPAVAAPPQPGDVVPGEVVVGLADTATGAARAALERRTGVILDAPVTARGARRARVGFAGSVPRALARLRDDPAVRWAEANRFHRAMVVPSDPFFGSQWGLLNTGQPVLGSSGAPGADIGAPAAWDVTTGSDRVRVAVLDGGVDAANPDLAPNIGVVNPGEAGDGREGNGIDDDGNGFVDDWRGWDLVAGDADPADEGPTRHGTTVAGVMGARGGDGTGIAGVTWTSRIIPVRGLDATGFGTTADLAAGITYAASMGARVLTASFGGTASPAIAEAIATAPQMLVVAAAGNGGDDAVGDSNELAGRVFPCSLALENVVCVAATDPSDALASFSNYGATRVDLAAPGVAIIGPPPPGAGATPQSGTSFAVPHTAGVAALVLARSPAASTRDVRRALLEGAEPRPGLTGKVATGARLDAPGALAAIPAPGPGPGGTTGPAVDLGGGGARLSGTVPASSERLAYRFDHGPTAEYGASTPTRPLPPGAARTVTEDVSRLPAGTPLHHRLVVLGMGGVTLGADAVSRTPPPAPPAAPAPPAAAPAALVVAARPALRGVARAGRGWTVAVRLPQRARVVAVVQRRLPAVPRRPTRFTTVRGVRPRAYAAGTRRLALGALRPGAYRVRVTVTGPPGRVVLLRSFVVPRRGR, from the coding sequence ATGACCGCAACCATCCGCGCATCCCTCGCCGTCCTCGGCGCCCTGCTCGCCGCCGCGGCGCCGGCCGTCGCCGCGCCCCCGCAGCCGGGCGACGTCGTGCCCGGGGAGGTCGTCGTCGGGCTCGCCGACACGGCGACGGGCGCCGCGCGGGCGGCGCTCGAGCGCCGCACCGGCGTCATCCTCGACGCGCCCGTCACCGCCCGCGGCGCGCGGCGCGCCCGCGTCGGGTTCGCGGGCTCCGTCCCCCGCGCGCTCGCGCGCCTGCGCGACGACCCCGCCGTCCGCTGGGCGGAGGCGAACCGGTTCCACCGCGCCATGGTCGTCCCCTCGGACCCCTTCTTCGGCTCCCAGTGGGGGCTCCTCAACACGGGGCAGCCGGTGCTCGGGTCGTCCGGCGCGCCCGGCGCCGACATCGGCGCCCCCGCGGCATGGGACGTGACGACCGGGAGCGACCGGGTCCGGGTCGCCGTGCTCGACGGCGGGGTCGACGCGGCCAACCCCGACCTCGCCCCCAACATCGGCGTCGTCAACCCGGGCGAGGCGGGCGACGGGCGGGAGGGCAACGGGATCGACGACGACGGCAACGGGTTCGTCGACGACTGGCGGGGATGGGACCTCGTGGCCGGCGACGCCGACCCGGCCGACGAGGGGCCGACGCGCCACGGCACGACCGTCGCCGGCGTCATGGGCGCCCGGGGCGGGGACGGCACCGGAATCGCCGGCGTCACGTGGACGTCGCGGATCATCCCCGTGCGCGGCCTCGACGCCACCGGGTTCGGCACCACGGCCGACCTCGCGGCCGGGATCACCTACGCCGCCTCGATGGGGGCGCGCGTCCTCACCGCCAGCTTCGGCGGCACCGCGTCCCCCGCGATCGCCGAGGCCATCGCCACCGCGCCGCAGATGCTCGTGGTCGCGGCGGCCGGGAACGGGGGCGACGACGCGGTCGGCGACAGCAACGAGCTGGCGGGACGCGTCTTCCCCTGCTCGCTCGCCCTCGAGAACGTCGTCTGCGTCGCCGCCACCGACCCGTCCGACGCGCTGGCGTCCTTCTCGAACTACGGCGCCACCCGCGTGGACCTGGCGGCCCCCGGCGTGGCCATCATCGGCCCGCCCCCGCCGGGGGCCGGGGCCACCCCGCAGTCCGGCACCTCCTTCGCCGTCCCCCACACCGCGGGCGTCGCGGCCCTCGTGCTCGCCCGGTCCCCCGCGGCCTCCACCCGCGACGTGCGGCGTGCCCTGCTCGAGGGGGCGGAGCCGCGGCCCGGCCTGACAGGGAAGGTCGCGACGGGGGCACGCCTCGACGCCCCCGGCGCGCTCGCCGCCATCCCCGCGCCGGGGCCCGGGCCGGGCGGCACGACGGGCCCCGCCGTGGACCTCGGGGGCGGCGGGGCGCGGCTGTCGGGGACGGTGCCGGCGTCGTCGGAGCGTCTGGCGTACCGGTTCGACCACGGGCCGACGGCGGAGTACGGGGCGAGCACCCCGACGCGCCCGCTGCCGCCCGGGGCGGCGCGCACCGTCACCGAGGACGTCTCCCGCCTCCCCGCCGGGACGCCGCTGCACCACCGGCTCGTCGTGCTCGGCATGGGCGGGGTGACGCTCGGCGCGGACGCCGTCTCGCGCACGCCCCCGCCCGCCCCTCCCGCCGCGCCGGCGCCCCCCGCCGCGGCTCCCGCCGCCCTCGTGGTCGCGGCGCGTCCCGCGCTCCGGGGCGTGGCGCGCGCGGGACGGGGCTGGACGGTCGCCGTCCGGCTGCCGCAGCGCGCCCGGGTCGTCGCCGTCGTGCAGCGCCGCCTCCCCGCCGTGCCCCGGCGGCCCACCCGCTTCACGACGGTCCGCGGCGTGCGGCCACGGGCGTACGCGGCCGGCACGCGGCGCCTCGCGCTCGGGGCCCTGCGGCCGGGGGCGTACCGCGTGCGCGTCACCGTGACGGGGCCCCCCGGGCGGGTCGTGCTGCTGCGCTCCTTCGTCGTGCCCCGCCGGGGCCGCTGA
- a CDS encoding VOC family protein produces MEFDHVAQQVPDIAEAVAWQVRTVPGSRVLHEDPTWALVESGGAKLAFVLADQHPAHLAFRVSDDELERLAQENGATIATHRDATRSIYLQGPGSLATEIISYPEATGAG; encoded by the coding sequence GTGGAGTTCGACCACGTCGCGCAGCAGGTCCCCGACATCGCCGAGGCCGTCGCCTGGCAGGTGCGCACGGTCCCCGGCAGCCGGGTCCTCCACGAGGACCCCACGTGGGCGCTCGTCGAGTCCGGCGGGGCGAAGCTCGCCTTCGTCCTCGCCGACCAGCACCCCGCCCACCTCGCGTTCCGCGTGAGCGACGACGAGCTCGAGCGCCTCGCGCAGGAGAACGGCGCGACCATCGCGACCCACCGGGACGCGACGCGCAGCATCTACCTGCAGGGGCCGGGCTCGCTCGCGACCGAGATCATCAGCTACCCGGAGGCCACCGGCGCCGGTTGA
- a CDS encoding YifB family Mg chelatase-like AAA ATPase, producing MVARLVSPAVLGIETSTVQVEVDLRAGLPSFAIVGLADVAVQEARERVRSGLANQAFTVPPRRIVANLAPADLRKAGPQYDLPIALAILVASGQVPPSALAGVGAVGELALDGTLRPVPGALAMAEHAARRGWRRLVVPAANAGEAGLVPGVEVLGAASLRAAADQLEGRVAPSVPRVDAAALLAAAGASPGPDMAEVRGQATARRALEVAAAGGHSLLMTGPPGAGKTMLARRMPGIMPPLTLDEAIAVTRIHSVAGLIDPASPLVVRRPFRAPHHTVSAPGLVGGGRVPRPGEVSLAHHGVLFLDEVCAFAPSALDALRQPLEEGAIDVTRSMTSARFPARPLLVCAGNPCPCGFDGDPVRRCVCPPGRAEAYRARLSGPVADRIDLHVDVPRLPRDELMGRGAAEDSATVRNRVAEARDRAAARGQARPNAELGPAAAREAAALDRPATLLLGRAVDRLGMSARAHDRVLRVARSVADLEGSDAVRAEHVAEAIGYRATTGAGSAAA from the coding sequence GTGGTCGCCCGACTCGTCAGCCCCGCGGTCCTCGGCATCGAGACCTCCACCGTCCAGGTCGAGGTCGACCTGCGCGCGGGGCTCCCGTCGTTCGCCATCGTCGGGCTCGCCGACGTGGCGGTGCAGGAGGCGCGCGAGCGCGTCCGGTCCGGGCTCGCCAACCAGGCGTTCACCGTCCCCCCGCGGCGGATCGTGGCGAACCTCGCCCCCGCCGACCTGCGCAAGGCCGGCCCCCAGTACGACCTCCCGATCGCCCTCGCGATCCTCGTCGCGTCGGGGCAGGTGCCCCCCTCGGCCCTCGCCGGGGTCGGGGCGGTGGGGGAGCTGGCCCTCGACGGCACGCTGCGCCCCGTCCCCGGTGCGCTCGCCATGGCCGAGCACGCCGCGCGCCGCGGCTGGCGGCGGCTCGTCGTGCCGGCGGCCAACGCCGGCGAGGCGGGGCTGGTGCCCGGCGTCGAGGTGCTCGGGGCGGCGTCGCTGCGCGCGGCGGCCGACCAGCTCGAGGGCCGCGTCGCGCCGTCCGTGCCCCGCGTCGACGCCGCGGCCCTGCTCGCGGCGGCCGGCGCGTCCCCGGGCCCGGACATGGCGGAGGTGCGCGGGCAGGCCACCGCGCGCCGTGCCCTGGAGGTGGCGGCCGCGGGCGGCCACTCCCTGCTGATGACCGGCCCGCCCGGCGCCGGCAAGACGATGCTGGCGCGCCGGATGCCCGGCATCATGCCGCCGCTGACCCTCGACGAGGCGATCGCGGTGACCCGCATCCACTCGGTCGCCGGCCTCATCGACCCGGCGTCGCCCCTCGTCGTCCGGCGGCCGTTCCGGGCCCCGCACCACACGGTCTCCGCCCCGGGCCTGGTCGGCGGGGGACGGGTGCCGCGGCCGGGCGAGGTCAGCCTCGCCCACCACGGGGTCCTGTTCCTCGACGAGGTCTGCGCGTTCGCCCCGTCGGCGCTCGACGCCCTGCGGCAGCCTCTCGAGGAGGGGGCGATCGACGTCACCCGGTCGATGACGAGCGCCCGCTTCCCGGCGCGGCCGCTGCTGGTCTGCGCCGGCAACCCGTGCCCGTGCGGCTTCGACGGCGACCCCGTGCGGCGGTGCGTCTGCCCGCCGGGGCGGGCCGAGGCGTACCGCGCGCGCCTGTCCGGGCCGGTCGCCGACCGCATCGACCTGCACGTCGACGTCCCCCGCCTGCCGCGCGACGAGCTGATGGGGCGCGGCGCCGCGGAGGACAGCGCGACGGTGCGGAACCGGGTGGCGGAGGCGCGCGACCGGGCCGCCGCGCGCGGCCAGGCGCGCCCGAACGCGGAGCTCGGGCCCGCGGCCGCGCGGGAGGCCGCCGCCCTCGACCGGCCCGCGACGCTCCTGCTGGGCCGGGCGGTCGACCGGCTCGGGATGTCGGCGCGGGCGCACGACCGGGTGCTCCGGGTGGCGCGCAGCGTCGCCGACCTCGAGGGCTCCGACGCGGTGCGGGCCGAGCACGTCGCCGAGGCGATCGGCTACCGCGCCACCACGGGGGCCGGGAGCGCCGCCGCGTGA
- the dprA gene encoding DNA-processing protein DprA, which translates to MSGPADWTLGLARLAQALGRDLQRAARAAGGPERLWRADRAALGRALRCEGAELAAAHAARGRIDPAADRRLLAAAGIGHAGMGEAGYPAGLRALTDPPFGLFWRGDPAVLAALDEHPVVAVVGSRRATAPGRAFARGLSADLAGRGAVVVSGLAHGIDAAAHEGALDGGGPTVAVLGCGVDVPYPRRNRPLAERIRGDGLLISEFWPGTPPAPWRFPARNRIVAGMAGAVAVVEAGRRSGALITADFGLELGRPVLAVPGWPGALASEGANGLLRAGAALLEDADDVVAEMPHAAWGEHGAGTSGGPDPEGLEGRIHALLAREPRAADGLAEALGEDAAAVAGALALLEVEGLAIRGEGQRWWAAPLRGTIESRHRRDRRTSVGDG; encoded by the coding sequence GTGAGCGGCCCCGCCGACTGGACGCTCGGCCTCGCGCGCCTCGCGCAGGCGCTCGGCCGGGACCTCCAGCGCGCGGCGCGCGCGGCGGGCGGACCGGAGCGGCTGTGGCGGGCCGACCGGGCGGCCCTCGGGCGCGCGTTGCGGTGCGAGGGCGCCGAGCTCGCGGCGGCCCACGCCGCCCGGGGGCGGATCGATCCGGCCGCCGACCGCCGTCTGCTCGCCGCGGCGGGGATCGGCCACGCCGGGATGGGGGAGGCCGGCTACCCGGCGGGGCTGCGGGCCCTCACCGACCCGCCGTTCGGCCTCTTCTGGCGGGGGGACCCCGCCGTCCTCGCCGCGCTGGACGAGCACCCCGTCGTCGCGGTCGTCGGCAGCCGCCGTGCGACGGCACCGGGGCGGGCGTTCGCCCGTGGCCTGTCGGCCGACCTCGCCGGGCGCGGCGCCGTGGTGGTCAGCGGCCTCGCGCACGGCATCGACGCCGCCGCCCACGAGGGGGCCCTCGACGGCGGGGGCCCCACGGTCGCGGTGCTCGGGTGCGGCGTCGACGTGCCCTACCCGCGTCGCAACCGGCCCCTGGCCGAGCGCATCCGCGGCGACGGCCTGCTGATCTCCGAGTTCTGGCCGGGAACGCCCCCGGCGCCGTGGCGGTTCCCGGCGCGGAACCGGATCGTCGCCGGCATGGCGGGCGCCGTCGCCGTCGTGGAGGCGGGTCGCCGGTCGGGGGCGCTGATCACCGCCGACTTCGGCCTGGAGCTCGGCCGCCCGGTGCTCGCCGTGCCCGGGTGGCCGGGAGCGCTCGCCTCCGAGGGCGCGAACGGCCTGCTGCGCGCGGGGGCCGCCCTGCTGGAGGACGCCGACGACGTCGTCGCCGAGATGCCCCACGCGGCGTGGGGGGAGCACGGCGCCGGAACGTCCGGGGGACCCGATCCCGAGGGGCTGGAGGGGCGCATCCACGCGCTGCTGGCGCGGGAGCCGCGAGCCGCCGACGGCCTGGCGGAGGCGCTCGGCGAGGACGCCGCCGCCGTGGCGGGAGCCCTCGCGCTGCTGGAGGTCGAGGGGCTCGCCATCCGGGGCGAGGGGCAGCGGTGGTGGGCGGCGCCGCTCCGCGGGACCATCGAGTCGCGACACCGCCGGGATCGCCGCACGTCCGTCGGGGACGGCTGA